In Limibacter armeniacum, a single window of DNA contains:
- a CDS encoding RidA family protein, which yields MNFESENAPEPVGAYPHAKKVGNLLFLSGVGPREKGTPNIPGVEFNTFGEIFSYDIELQCHSVFKNVKMILEDAGSSWDRIVDVTVFLTNMKNDFAKFNEIYAEYFKDNQPCRTTVEVNALPTPIAVELKVIATID from the coding sequence ATGAACTTTGAATCAGAAAATGCTCCCGAACCAGTAGGAGCCTATCCTCATGCAAAAAAAGTAGGCAACCTGCTGTTCCTCTCTGGTGTAGGACCAAGAGAGAAAGGCACACCCAATATACCTGGCGTTGAATTCAATACTTTTGGTGAAATTTTCTCCTACGATATAGAACTGCAATGTCATTCCGTTTTCAAAAATGTCAAAATGATATTGGAAGATGCAGGTTCAAGCTGGGACCGTATCGTAGATGTAACCGTTTTTCTAACCAATATGAAAAACGACTTCGCAAAATTCAATGAGATCTATGCGGAGTATTTCAAGGACAATCAACCTTGCCGTACAACTGTTGAAGTCAATGCCCTCCCTACACCTATTGCCGTTGAGCTGAAAGTAATTGCAACAATCGATTAA
- a CDS encoding TetR/AcrR family transcriptional regulator, translating into MNIQLMKVVDKKAAVLNAALELIVENGFHGTPMSKVAKQANVAAGTIYHYFESKEEMIDTLYTTLKEEMGNALLRDDDTSLDYKERFYAFWQNLFLYFTQNPKEFVFLEQYANSPLISKSIKEDNVKHYLPVIQFLEEGIKLGILREMDSKLMTSLLYGNIISTAKLQLVEDYQISPELMNQAINSCWDSVKAN; encoded by the coding sequence ATGAACATTCAATTAATGAAGGTAGTAGATAAAAAAGCGGCTGTTTTGAATGCCGCATTGGAACTGATTGTTGAAAATGGCTTTCATGGCACACCAATGTCTAAAGTAGCCAAACAAGCCAATGTTGCGGCGGGTACCATATACCATTACTTTGAGAGTAAAGAAGAAATGATTGATACTTTGTACACCACTCTCAAGGAAGAAATGGGCAATGCGCTCTTAAGAGATGATGATACAAGCCTTGATTACAAAGAACGCTTTTATGCATTCTGGCAAAACCTGTTTTTGTATTTCACTCAGAACCCAAAAGAGTTTGTCTTTTTGGAACAATATGCCAACTCTCCACTCATTTCAAAGTCTATAAAAGAGGATAACGTAAAGCACTACCTGCCTGTCATTCAATTTTTGGAAGAAGGAATCAAGTTAGGTATTCTAAGGGAAATGGATTCCAAACTGATGACTTCCCTACTTTATGGCAACATCATATCCACTGCAAAACTGCAACTTGTAGAAGATTATCAGATCAGCCCTGAGCTTATGAACCAGGCAATCAACTCCTGTTGGGACAGTGTAAAAGCTAACTAA
- a CDS encoding electron transfer flavoprotein subunit beta/FixA family protein: MKILVCISHVPDTTTKIKFTADNKLDTAGVQFIIGPYDDYALARAVEIAGETSGTVTVLNVGGADTEPTIRKALAIGADDAIRVDAEPVDAMFVAKQIVEVAKQENYDMILMGRESSDYNGGLVHGLVAEMLGMPSIAPCMKLDLNGNTATLSREIEGGKEELEVQLPFVAGCQEPIAEWKIPNMRGIMSARKKPLKVVPAVDTENVTSYDAFSLPPAKGDCKMVEPDNMTELVRLLKEEAKVI, translated from the coding sequence ATGAAGATTCTTGTTTGCATCAGCCATGTGCCTGACACAACAACAAAGATCAAATTCACTGCCGACAACAAGCTGGATACAGCAGGTGTACAGTTTATCATCGGTCCATATGATGATTATGCTTTGGCAAGAGCTGTAGAGATAGCAGGTGAAACAAGCGGAACAGTAACCGTACTGAATGTAGGTGGTGCTGATACTGAACCAACCATTAGAAAAGCTTTAGCAATTGGTGCAGACGATGCAATCAGGGTAGATGCAGAACCTGTTGATGCGATGTTTGTAGCAAAACAAATTGTAGAGGTAGCAAAACAGGAAAACTATGACATGATCCTGATGGGACGTGAGTCTTCTGACTACAATGGTGGTCTGGTTCACGGTCTTGTAGCAGAAATGCTGGGCATGCCATCTATTGCGCCTTGTATGAAACTGGACCTGAACGGCAACACAGCAACACTGTCAAGAGAGATCGAAGGTGGTAAAGAGGAGTTGGAAGTTCAACTGCCATTTGTAGCAGGTTGTCAGGAGCCAATCGCGGAATGGAAAATCCCGAACATGAGAGGTATTATGTCAGCACGTAAGAAGCCATTGAAAGTGGTTCCAGCTGTTGATACTGAAAATGTTACTTCATATGATGCCTTCTCGTTACCTCCAGCTAAAGGAGACTGTAAGATGGTTGAGCCTGATAATATGACTGAACTGGTTCGCTTGCTGAAAGAAGAAGCAAAAGTAATCTAA
- a CDS encoding FAD-dependent oxidoreductase produces the protein MEKIIITGAGLAGSLLAIMMAKRGFEVAVYERRPDMRKVDISAGRSINLALSDRGIAALQKVGLDEVILSKAIPMFGRLIHPISGELDLQPYSGRSNDYINSISRGELNKILLNAAESYPNLQLRFNVRCEGMDLETGTVRFVDELTHQHFSETADVTLAADGANSAIRNEMYHHAPKLRFTFSQNYLKHGYKELYIPPNKNGGFRMDQNALHIWPRKSYMLIALPNTDGSFTATLFMAFDGEDSFEKLDNPEAITSFFEKEFPDVIPHIPDLVENFQNHPASALATIKCYPWQVNGKALLIGDAAHAVVPFYGQGMNCAFEDCLILDKLIEELGPDWNLVLNTYQMMRKADTDAIGELAEENYYEMRDHVANPVYQKKKDLDLILEQNFENFDSKYSMVTFREDLPYSVAMRKGRAQDKLLTEICQQVNNIHSLDLHAVLEQVIQLHLKG, from the coding sequence ATGGAAAAAATTATCATTACAGGTGCAGGACTGGCAGGTAGCCTGTTGGCAATCATGATGGCAAAAAGAGGCTTTGAAGTAGCAGTATATGAAAGGCGACCTGATATGCGTAAAGTAGATATTTCGGCAGGGCGATCTATCAACCTTGCGCTTTCAGACAGGGGAATTGCTGCTCTCCAAAAAGTTGGGTTAGATGAAGTGATCTTAAGTAAAGCCATTCCCATGTTTGGCAGGTTAATTCACCCTATTTCAGGTGAATTGGACCTTCAGCCTTACAGTGGAAGAAGCAATGATTATATCAATTCTATTTCTAGAGGAGAACTCAATAAAATACTGCTCAATGCAGCAGAGTCTTACCCCAACTTACAATTAAGGTTCAATGTACGGTGTGAAGGCATGGACTTAGAAACAGGAACTGTCAGGTTTGTTGATGAGCTAACCCATCAACACTTTTCAGAAACAGCTGATGTTACCCTTGCAGCAGATGGCGCAAACTCTGCCATCAGGAATGAGATGTATCATCACGCTCCAAAACTAAGGTTTACCTTTTCCCAAAATTACCTTAAACATGGATACAAAGAGCTTTATATCCCCCCCAATAAAAACGGAGGTTTCAGAATGGATCAAAATGCCTTGCATATTTGGCCCAGAAAAAGTTATATGCTGATTGCACTGCCCAATACAGATGGAAGTTTTACCGCTACCTTATTTATGGCTTTTGATGGTGAGGACAGTTTTGAAAAGCTGGACAATCCTGAAGCTATTACCTCATTTTTCGAAAAAGAATTTCCTGATGTAATACCACACATTCCTGACCTTGTAGAAAATTTCCAAAACCATCCTGCCAGCGCTTTGGCGACCATCAAATGTTATCCTTGGCAGGTAAATGGCAAGGCTCTATTGATTGGAGATGCAGCCCATGCGGTTGTTCCCTTTTATGGACAAGGAATGAATTGTGCGTTTGAGGATTGCTTGATTCTGGACAAGTTGATCGAAGAATTGGGACCTGACTGGAACCTGGTTTTGAACACATACCAGATGATGCGAAAGGCAGATACCGATGCCATTGGAGAACTTGCTGAAGAAAACTACTACGAAATGAGGGATCATGTCGCCAACCCTGTTTACCAGAAAAAGAAAGATCTTGACCTTATTTTGGAGCAAAACTTTGAAAACTTTGACTCAAAATACTCGATGGTCACATTTAGAGAAGACTTGCCCTATTCGGTGGCTATGAGAAAAGGTCGAGCACAGGACAAGCTGCTTACAGAGATTTGTCAGCAAGTGAATAATATACATTCCTTGGACCTTCATGCTGTTTTGGAACAAGTAATCCAACTTCATTTGAAAGGGTAA
- a CDS encoding aldehyde dehydrogenase, translating into MIQFETNIETSLDHIQEIFKRQRMFFNTGATRSVQYRKTQLKKLKKALTDHEAEILAALHKDLGKPAIEAYSSELYTTLHEIDHALKNLNKWSKPKRVSTPLVHFPSKGRIYHEPYGVVTIIAPWNYPVNLLLKPAVGAMAAGNTVILKPSELAPATASVICKIVKSIFEEDFMAVVLGEVETTTALLKEKSDYIFFTGSTAIGKVIMEAASKHLTPVTLELGGKSPVIIDSNINLANAARRVIWGKTYNAGQTCVAPDYLLVHEDIKSAFIDEMRQQLRQQFGGDQQASHDYGRIVNDRHFHRIVKMITGDIVIGGAYDAADKYISTTVIDNVDMEHPAMQEEIFGPVLPILTYRNIDEAISFVNAGPKPLALYLFSRSKKIQNEVLQRTSSGGVCLNDVIVHIATSTLPFGGVGDSGLGNYHGEASFKTFSHAKSVMKRGLNIDVKVRYAPYKLRLPQLKQILKWLG; encoded by the coding sequence ATGATACAATTTGAGACTAACATAGAAACTTCTCTTGACCACATTCAGGAAATATTCAAACGTCAAAGGATGTTTTTCAATACTGGAGCAACCCGATCAGTTCAGTATCGAAAAACACAGCTTAAGAAACTGAAAAAAGCCTTAACCGATCATGAAGCTGAGATATTGGCTGCGCTACACAAAGACCTTGGAAAACCTGCTATTGAAGCATACAGTAGTGAGCTTTATACGACACTCCATGAAATTGACCATGCACTCAAAAACCTAAACAAGTGGTCAAAACCTAAAAGGGTCTCAACTCCTTTGGTACATTTTCCATCAAAAGGACGTATCTACCATGAGCCATATGGGGTAGTCACTATAATCGCTCCTTGGAACTATCCCGTAAACTTGCTTCTGAAGCCTGCCGTAGGTGCCATGGCAGCAGGGAATACAGTTATATTAAAACCATCAGAATTAGCTCCTGCTACAGCTTCTGTCATCTGTAAAATTGTCAAAAGCATTTTTGAAGAAGATTTTATGGCGGTCGTTTTGGGAGAGGTTGAAACTACAACTGCACTTCTGAAAGAAAAATCCGACTACATTTTCTTTACTGGCAGCACTGCAATTGGAAAGGTAATCATGGAAGCAGCCTCAAAGCACCTAACACCTGTCACCTTGGAGCTTGGCGGAAAAAGTCCTGTAATCATCGACAGTAACATTAACCTAGCCAATGCAGCCCGCAGGGTGATTTGGGGAAAAACCTATAATGCAGGACAAACCTGTGTTGCACCAGACTACCTTTTAGTTCATGAAGATATTAAGTCTGCTTTTATTGATGAGATGCGCCAACAGCTAAGACAGCAATTTGGCGGTGACCAACAAGCTAGCCATGACTACGGTAGAATTGTGAACGACCGACACTTCCATCGCATTGTCAAAATGATTACAGGAGATATCGTGATTGGCGGTGCTTATGATGCTGCTGACAAATATATTTCCACGACTGTAATCGACAATGTGGATATGGAGCATCCAGCCATGCAAGAAGAGATTTTTGGCCCTGTATTACCGATACTGACATACAGAAATATTGATGAGGCTATCAGTTTTGTCAATGCCGGTCCTAAACCTTTAGCACTTTACCTTTTCAGCAGGAGTAAAAAAATACAGAATGAAGTACTCCAGAGAACTTCTTCAGGTGGTGTTTGCCTCAACGATGTGATCGTCCATATTGCAACAAGCACACTTCCGTTTGGAGGAGTTGGTGATAGCGGACTGGGCAATTACCACGGCGAAGCCAGTTTCAAGACATTCTCACATGCAAAAAGTGTAATGAAACGTGGACTGAACATCGATGTCAAGGTGCGTTATGCTCCTTATAAATTACGACTTCCTCAGTTGAAGCAAATTCTAAAATGGCTTGGCTAA
- a CDS encoding 3-hydroxyanthranilate 3,4-dioxygenase encodes MDKITNPFSPVNLKQWIDQHRELLKPPVGNKVVYEDGAFIIMIVGGPNSRKDYHYNETPEFFYQVEGNITLKIIDNGEFKDIPIKEGEVFLLQPKIPHSPQRPAGSIGLVIESKRPEGVKDAFEWYCESCGHQLYREPIAVSDIVTQLPIIFEQFYQDKAKRTCTSCSHVMEPPKKPAEAKS; translated from the coding sequence ATGGATAAAATAACAAACCCTTTCTCTCCCGTAAACCTAAAACAATGGATAGATCAACACAGGGAACTGCTTAAACCACCAGTAGGTAATAAAGTAGTCTATGAAGATGGTGCTTTTATCATCATGATTGTTGGAGGTCCTAACTCAAGAAAAGACTACCACTACAATGAAACTCCTGAGTTCTTTTACCAAGTCGAAGGAAATATTACCCTTAAGATAATCGACAATGGTGAGTTTAAGGATATTCCAATCAAGGAAGGTGAAGTCTTTCTATTACAACCCAAAATCCCTCATTCCCCTCAACGTCCTGCTGGGTCAATTGGACTGGTGATAGAATCTAAGCGCCCTGAAGGTGTAAAAGACGCATTTGAGTGGTATTGTGAAAGCTGTGGTCATCAGCTCTATCGTGAACCGATAGCTGTTAGCGATATTGTCACGCAACTACCCATTATTTTTGAACAGTTTTATCAGGACAAGGCCAAAAGGACCTGCACATCCTGTAGTCATGTAATGGAACCACCGAAAAAACCTGCCGAAGCTAAATCATAA
- a CDS encoding aldehyde dehydrogenase, whose protein sequence is MELIRNYIDGQLCEPINGNYFECFEPATGESYALIPNSDKDDVQQAVIAAKEAFRFWSRTSTDYRHDLLRRMSELIEENLSALASAESKDTGKPISLASTVDIPRAASNFKFFANALTQFASESHEMPHANAINYTLRQPIGVVGCISPWNLPLYLFTWKIAPALAAGNCVIAKPSELTPMTAFLLSKICIEAGLPKGVLNIIHGYGQSSGEAIVSHPEIKAISFTGGTATGARIAAQAAPMFKKLSLELGGKNPNIIFADCRYDQMLQTTIRSSFANQGQICLCGSRILVEKSIYEKFKRDFLEKVQQLAVGDPNNPETQFGALVSKAHMEKVMRYIELAKEEGGEVLTGGNVIQMEGRCQGGWFVAPTVIEGLPADCRTNQEEIFGPVVTIMPFDGEDEALSYANSTGYGLSSTIWTENLSRAHHMAAQIQAGIVWINGWMVRDLRTPFGGIKHSGVGREGGWEALRFFTEPKNVCISYR, encoded by the coding sequence ATGGAACTCATCAGAAACTATATTGATGGACAACTTTGTGAACCCATAAATGGAAATTATTTCGAGTGTTTTGAGCCTGCGACTGGAGAATCTTATGCCCTTATACCCAATTCTGATAAGGACGACGTCCAACAAGCAGTTATAGCAGCGAAAGAAGCTTTCAGGTTTTGGAGCAGGACCTCCACTGACTACAGACATGACTTATTAAGACGAATGTCTGAATTGATTGAAGAAAACCTATCAGCATTGGCTTCCGCAGAATCCAAAGATACAGGCAAACCTATCTCATTGGCTTCTACTGTAGATATTCCTAGAGCTGCATCCAACTTTAAGTTCTTTGCAAATGCACTCACTCAGTTTGCCTCTGAGTCCCATGAAATGCCACATGCCAATGCCATCAATTATACACTCAGGCAACCTATTGGGGTTGTTGGCTGCATTTCTCCATGGAACCTCCCACTCTACCTGTTCACTTGGAAGATTGCCCCTGCCCTTGCTGCTGGTAACTGTGTCATTGCCAAACCATCCGAATTGACTCCCATGACAGCCTTTTTACTATCAAAAATTTGTATCGAGGCAGGGTTACCAAAAGGTGTATTGAACATCATTCATGGATATGGACAATCATCTGGAGAAGCTATTGTAAGCCATCCGGAAATAAAAGCCATTTCATTTACTGGTGGCACAGCAACAGGAGCAAGAATTGCTGCACAAGCTGCGCCCATGTTTAAGAAGCTTTCCCTTGAGCTGGGTGGAAAAAACCCCAATATCATATTCGCTGATTGCAGGTATGACCAGATGCTGCAAACTACCATCCGATCATCTTTTGCGAATCAGGGACAGATATGCCTATGTGGCTCCCGTATTTTGGTTGAGAAATCGATATATGAAAAGTTCAAGAGAGACTTTCTGGAGAAAGTCCAACAGCTTGCAGTTGGAGACCCCAATAATCCCGAAACACAATTTGGTGCACTTGTATCAAAAGCCCATATGGAAAAAGTGATGCGCTACATCGAACTCGCCAAAGAAGAAGGTGGTGAGGTTCTCACTGGCGGAAATGTTATACAAATGGAAGGTAGATGTCAGGGAGGTTGGTTTGTCGCCCCAACAGTCATAGAGGGCTTACCAGCAGACTGTCGCACCAATCAGGAAGAGATCTTCGGCCCTGTTGTAACCATTATGCCTTTTGACGGTGAAGATGAAGCTCTTTCTTATGCCAATAGTACAGGCTATGGGCTTTCTAGTACCATTTGGACTGAAAACTTGTCAAGGGCTCACCATATGGCAGCTCAAATTCAAGCTGGAATAGTTTGGATAAACGGGTGGATGGTTAGAGACCTTAGAACTCCCTTTGGCGGAATCAAGCACTCTGGAGTGGGTCGTGAAGGCGGATGGGAAGCTTTACGCTTTTTTACAGAGCCAAAAAATGTCTGTATCAGTTACAGGTAA
- a CDS encoding amidohydrolase family protein, with amino-acid sequence MDKIFTIDIHTHIIPEKLPDFAKKFGYGGFIRLEHHKPCCARMMKDDLFFREIQDNCWSPEARMKECHHHQVDVQVLSTIPVMFSYWAQPQHALDVSRFLNDHIASVVANYPDRFIGLGTVPLQAPDLAIKEMERCVKELGLAGVEIGSHINDWNLCDDNLLPFFEAAEELGASIFVHPWDMMGQQRMPKYWLPWLVGMPAETSLAICSMIFGGVFEKLPNLKVAFAHGGGSFPATIGRIEHGFNVRPDLCAIDNGTSPKDYLGKFFIDSLVHDPEVLKYLINLIGPNRIALGSDYPFPLGELEPGKLIREIADLDLITKESLLHGSALEWLGIEKDFFIPSKKDRSLKA; translated from the coding sequence ATGGACAAGATTTTCACCATAGACATTCACACACATATTATCCCTGAGAAGCTACCTGATTTTGCGAAAAAATTCGGTTATGGAGGATTTATAAGGCTAGAACACCACAAGCCCTGTTGCGCCAGAATGATGAAGGATGACCTTTTCTTTAGAGAAATTCAAGATAATTGTTGGTCACCTGAAGCCCGAATGAAAGAATGTCACCACCATCAGGTAGATGTTCAAGTACTGTCCACCATACCAGTAATGTTCAGCTACTGGGCCCAACCACAACATGCACTGGATGTCTCCCGCTTTCTGAATGATCATATTGCAAGTGTGGTAGCCAATTACCCTGATCGTTTCATCGGGCTTGGCACGGTCCCATTACAAGCACCCGATTTGGCGATCAAAGAGATGGAAAGATGTGTCAAGGAACTGGGACTGGCTGGAGTTGAAATTGGTTCCCATATAAATGACTGGAACCTCTGTGATGACAACTTACTGCCATTTTTTGAAGCTGCCGAAGAGTTAGGCGCTTCAATATTTGTCCACCCTTGGGACATGATGGGACAACAACGAATGCCGAAGTATTGGCTTCCTTGGTTAGTTGGTATGCCTGCTGAGACATCCTTAGCCATTTGCTCCATGATTTTCGGAGGTGTATTTGAAAAACTCCCCAACCTAAAAGTTGCCTTTGCACATGGCGGAGGCTCATTCCCTGCTACAATAGGAAGAATAGAACACGGTTTTAACGTACGTCCAGACCTTTGTGCCATTGACAATGGAACAAGCCCCAAAGACTATTTGGGTAAATTCTTTATTGACTCTCTTGTTCACGACCCTGAGGTCCTTAAATACCTGATTAACCTGATAGGACCCAACAGGATCGCTTTAGGGTCAGATTATCCATTCCCTTTAGGTGAATTGGAACCGGGAAAACTAATCAGGGAAATAGCTGATCTCGACCTGATCACAAAGGAAAGTCTACTACATGGAAGTGCACTTGAGTGGTTAGGAATCGAAAAGGACTTTTTCATCCCTTCGAAAAAAGACCGAAGCCTCAAGGCATAA
- a CDS encoding SDR family oxidoreductase has product MNLNLENKHALVCGSTQGIGKASAIELATLGATVTLLARNEDSLQQTVNELPTPSGQQHKYLCVDFQNPHFLQDKLNSYLDSVQTIHILVNNTGGPAPGPAHTATLDDFEKAFTMHLKCNQVLVQAVIQGMKVAHYGRIINIISTSVKQPIPGLGVSNTIRGAVANWSKTLASELGGFGITVNNVLPGTIKTGRLKAIVQSQSQKNNISEEEVQKRMEMEIPAGRFGEVEEIASVVAFLASPSAAYVNGINVPVDGGRTKSL; this is encoded by the coding sequence ATGAACCTAAACCTGGAAAACAAACATGCCCTTGTATGTGGCAGTACACAGGGAATTGGGAAAGCCTCTGCCATAGAACTTGCAACGCTTGGGGCTACTGTAACCCTATTAGCAAGAAACGAGGATAGTCTACAGCAAACTGTAAACGAACTACCCACTCCCTCAGGACAGCAACACAAGTACCTTTGTGTGGATTTTCAAAACCCGCACTTTTTGCAAGACAAACTCAATTCCTACCTTGATTCGGTTCAAACCATTCATATTCTTGTCAACAACACTGGTGGACCTGCTCCCGGACCTGCACATACAGCAACACTTGACGATTTTGAAAAGGCTTTTACAATGCACCTCAAGTGTAACCAAGTACTTGTACAAGCTGTAATCCAAGGAATGAAAGTGGCTCACTACGGCAGGATTATCAATATCATTTCAACTTCTGTAAAACAACCTATTCCTGGACTTGGAGTATCCAATACGATAAGGGGAGCTGTTGCCAACTGGTCAAAAACATTAGCGTCAGAATTAGGAGGGTTTGGCATTACGGTCAATAATGTCCTACCCGGTACCATCAAGACAGGAAGGTTAAAAGCCATTGTCCAGAGCCAAAGTCAAAAGAACAATATTTCTGAAGAGGAAGTACAAAAACGGATGGAGATGGAAATTCCTGCTGGCAGGTTTGGAGAAGTAGAAGAAATCGCCTCAGTGGTTGCCTTCCTTGCCTCTCCGTCAGCAGCCTACGTCAACGGTATAAATGTACCTGTGGATGGCGGCAGAACCAAGTCACTATGA